One genomic segment of Actinoplanes ianthinogenes includes these proteins:
- a CDS encoding ferrochelatase: MAYDAFVLLSFGGPEKPDDVMPFLRNVVRGRGVPDERLAEVREHYMHFGGVSPINQQCRDLLAAVSAEFAAHDIALPAYWGNRNWHPMLADTVARMRDDGVEHALGFATSAYGGYSSCKQYWEDIAAARKAVGPKAPRISKLRQFHDHPGFVEPNAEAVRAALATLDPARRATTRIVFTAHSIPVSMARTAGPSGGRYTAQLEETARLVHARAADDLGWDLVWQSRSGPPHIPWLEPDVNDHLEALAEKGVTDVVVSPIGFVSDHLEVIWDLDNEARETAARLGLGYARAVTPGVHPRFVAMVRELVEERLGDQAHTRLGTLPTWDVCPADCCPPAKRPGAAA, translated from the coding sequence GTGGCTTACGACGCGTTCGTCCTGCTCTCCTTCGGCGGTCCGGAGAAACCCGATGACGTGATGCCGTTCCTGCGCAACGTGGTGCGCGGGCGCGGCGTTCCGGACGAGCGCCTCGCCGAGGTGCGTGAGCACTACATGCACTTCGGCGGGGTGTCCCCGATCAACCAGCAGTGCCGCGACCTGCTGGCCGCGGTGTCGGCCGAGTTCGCGGCGCACGACATCGCGCTGCCGGCGTACTGGGGCAATCGGAACTGGCACCCGATGCTCGCGGACACCGTGGCGCGGATGCGGGACGACGGTGTCGAGCACGCGCTCGGCTTCGCCACCAGTGCGTACGGTGGCTATTCGTCCTGCAAGCAGTACTGGGAGGACATCGCCGCGGCGCGCAAGGCGGTCGGGCCGAAAGCCCCGCGGATCAGCAAGCTGCGGCAGTTCCACGACCACCCGGGCTTCGTCGAGCCGAACGCCGAAGCGGTCCGGGCCGCCCTGGCCACCCTGGACCCGGCCCGCCGCGCCACCACCCGGATCGTCTTCACCGCGCACTCGATCCCGGTCAGCATGGCCCGCACCGCGGGTCCCTCCGGTGGCCGTTACACCGCTCAGCTGGAGGAGACCGCCCGCCTGGTCCACGCCCGCGCGGCCGACGACCTGGGCTGGGACCTGGTCTGGCAGAGCCGCTCCGGCCCGCCGCACATCCCGTGGCTGGAGCCGGACGTCAACGATCACCTCGAGGCGCTGGCCGAGAAGGGCGTCACCGACGTGGTGGTCAGCCCGATCGGCTTCGTCTCCGATCACCTCGAAGTGATCTGGGACCTGGACAACGAGGCGAGGGAGACCGCCGCCCGGCTCGGTCTCGGGTACGCCCGGGCCGTCACCCCCGGCGTCCACCCACGATTCGTCGCCATGGTGCGCGAGCTCGTCGAGGAGCGACTGGGTGATCAAGCGCACACCAGGCTGGGTACGCTCCCGACCTGGGACGTCTGCCCGGCGGACTGCTGCCCCCCTGCGAAACGACCTGGAGCCGCTGCATGA